Proteins encoded together in one uncultured Desulfosarcina sp. window:
- a CDS encoding type II toxin-antitoxin system Phd/YefM family antitoxin produces MLTKIHADLVVSISELKRNPQAIIDDAHGEAIALLNRNKPTAYIVPAKTYEMLMEIAEDIELAGIAEQRKSEKADAVEVNLDEL; encoded by the coding sequence ATGCTAACAAAAATTCATGCTGATTTGGTTGTCAGTATTAGCGAACTGAAACGCAATCCCCAGGCGATTATCGACGATGCTCACGGCGAAGCCATCGCCTTGCTCAACCGCAACAAGCCGACCGCCTACATCGTTCCGGCCAAGACATACGAAATGCTGATGGAGATTGCCGAAGACATAGAGTTGGCCGGAATCGCCGAACAACGCAAAAGTGAAAAGGCCGATGCTGTCGAGGTCAATCTCGATGAACTATAA
- a CDS encoding type II toxin-antitoxin system RelE/ParE family toxin gives MNYKLKFLPSALKEWHKLDPHIQKQFKAQLEKRLENPHVPASRLRGYTNYYKVKLRSVGYRLVYEVEDEAITVYVISIGRRDTIYKTLLKMRKR, from the coding sequence ATGAACTATAAGCTGAAGTTCCTGCCAAGCGCGTTGAAGGAATGGCACAAGTTAGATCCGCATATCCAAAAGCAATTTAAGGCGCAATTGGAAAAACGGCTTGAAAATCCCCACGTTCCCGCATCCCGGCTGAGGGGCTATACCAACTATTATAAAGTCAAACTGCGGTCGGTCGGATATCGATTGGTTTATGAAGTCGAGGATGAAGCGATAACGGTCTATGTGATAAGTATCGGACGACGCGACACGATTTACAAGACACTGTTAAAAATGCGCAAACGATAG